One window from the genome of Thermaerobacter marianensis DSM 12885 encodes:
- a CDS encoding DsrE/DsrF/DrsH-like family protein: protein MSVRRVAIIASHGNIDDAYKVLNIATAAAAMGAEVQVFFTFDGLKIIHKEANRQLPVPEHLQPALEGFKKNNVPSVPELLEIARESGVKLIGCQMTMDVMGIGLDELVDGVEPGGAAAFLAFAAEADVNVTF, encoded by the coding sequence GTGTCCGTCCGTCGCGTCGCCATCATCGCCAGCCACGGCAACATCGACGATGCTTACAAGGTGCTGAACATCGCCACGGCGGCCGCCGCCATGGGGGCGGAGGTCCAGGTCTTCTTCACCTTCGATGGCCTGAAGATCATCCACAAGGAAGCGAACCGGCAATTGCCGGTGCCGGAGCACCTGCAGCCGGCGCTGGAAGGCTTCAAGAAGAACAACGTGCCTTCGGTGCCCGAGCTGCTGGAGATCGCCAGGGAGTCGGGCGTCAAGCTGATCGGCTGCCAGATGACCATGGACGTCATGGGCATCGGCCTCGACGAGCTGGTGGACGGGGTCGAGCCCGGCGGTGCGGCCGCCTTCCTGGCCTTCGCGGCCGAGGCCGACGTCAACGTCACGTTTTGA